The Acropora muricata isolate sample 2 chromosome 7, ASM3666990v1, whole genome shotgun sequence genomic interval TTACCTGCTctgaaaaacactatttttGATAAAAAAGACAGTATAGGAAGAAAGTGAATCTTAAAAGAAACTTTTAATGTCACCGTCGTGTTTCACTGATTTTGATGGAGATTACTGACTTGGCACCAATGATATTGAGTCCAGCGATATTAAATATCTTCTCGTGAAAAAGTTTCGAAACGCTTGTGTGGGTGGAAGATGCCTCGTTCAGTGATATTTACGCTAGTAAGAGGGCTAATGAAAGAAGAGAGCCATTTCAAGATCTGCATCTTTCCCTATTGTTATCTTGTTGTTTCTGTTCTGTGAGAGTGGtagtcatttttaatttatccaCATTGACATTGTCGCTATTGGTACGACACACAGTGCTCGGAGGGATTCCATTTCGTCAATGATCTTGTATAACAAACGACCTCGGGGTTAAAAGCGAGGCATCGTCTACGTAGTTTAACTTCAGTATCCCAGCCAATCAAAGCCACAGCTGTGTTTGCCGACCATGAAGCTCCACTCATGAGTGCGCGACAAAACCTTTTCTCTGACACTGTCAGTCCTTCGCCAGCGTTGTGGAAACTGTTGACAAAAACTGATCCAAAAACGAAGGCGCTTACCAGAACTACGGCAAAAGCAGGGTAAAACCTTGAAAAAAGCCGAAACCACGAGACAAATACCATGCATacaagtaaaaataaatttccAAGCGCGAGAATCCATGTTTTTTTTATCCTAAACTTGCTTTCTACACCACACATGGATAGTATTCCGAGATATGATCTCCCAAGGAAGTCACCGAAACCCAATGCTAACATATAAAATATGTATTGATTCCTTGGAGCCTCTGGCGTTTCGTCAAATGCCAATGTGGTTACCACACCGCCAACAAGCAGTTGCGCGCTAAAGTTGCTAGTAAACAGTGCCATCAAAGGAACTTGTGATTTCCACACCAGGGTTGTCATATCGGCGCGCAAGAGTTTCGATTGGACTTCGTCTTTATCTACCTCAAGTGGACTGTATGGAACCTCTGTGTGCGATGTCGGATGTGACTTTTGACGGATCTTATCGCTTAGACCATCCATTGCCTTGTAGGCAATCGGGAATAAGATCCACAAGAGTGCAAGAAGGAGATGCGTAACTTCTGGAGACAAACACACTAACGTGGTGAGAGCTGCAAATAAGAAATTTTGCCAGttagaaaaaggaaagagaaatgGCTTTGTACGCATGGGGGTGACAATTAAACTAATGAAAAgcttctaatgagcccgtgaagaatggatgtgaagtgatatatgaaatatttcatatattgaactgcggatttgaaatcaagtaagctatgatcatcgcagttatgaacgcaatttaaacaattgcgtatagaagcctgaaaaagacAGGACTTCATATATCATGtatcatatatcacttcacatccatttttcacgggctcattagaactcacaaatgaccagctcccaacgtcagtggcttcatagctcagttggttagagcgtcgcaccggtatcgcgaggtcatggaccacgttgaagtcctgactttttcgggcttctatacgcaattgcttaaattgcgttcataactgcgatgatcttagcttacttgatttcaaatccccagttcaatatatgaaatatttcatatagcACTTCATAACTTCTTACgttgagatttttttcattttatcatattttgtaggtattaagtagagtaagtgattcatgattaaaaaaataggggtcaccgatgatccaaaagAGTAAAATCGATGTGACTTTTTCCCctgcgttttcgacgccatgtttatcttctggatcagtcaatcgtaactaatacgtgaggtgatgcgtgacatattacagtcgcgttacctgcgcagcaacgttgcgcacaaacaattagcgcgaaggTCCTTAAGTTTTTAGATGGACCTATACAGAGCGTTCCTCAAGACGTCATGCATGATGGGCATGTTGACGTTCTAAAACAAGGAAACGGTGGTTAAATTGGTGAACCAGATCAGTCCTTTGGGGATGAAACTCAATTGGCTGTTAGTCACGTGAATGAAACTCAACACCATATTTTGAGCTCTGCATAATGAGAATCGTACCTAAATAAATCAAAGGCGCCACAAAAGCAGCGATTCCTCCACCAATGGTGTAGCTGTCCACTGTCGCTTTCCCATAGAAAACTGACAAGGGAAAAAATATGGAACCCAGACTGCCATAACCAAACGAGACCAAACATACACCAATCAGCTTCAAACTCGGTTCTTGAATAATCGATGTTATCAGCATTCCAGAGACAGAAACCACGAAAATAACACAGGAAGCCAAAGGcactgaaatcttttcaaacaGGAATGGATACAGTGCAGCTGAGAGGGACGCTGGGCCATTGGAGGATAGAAAGACAAAAGATGTTGGAATCTCAGTTCCTTGTAAAATGTCTTGACTGGAAGATAAATTAGCAGCGAAGAAGAAATCTACGAGAAACCCAATGGCAACGAAAGCCAAAACTGTTCTTGTCTTGACTTTCCTTTCGCTTACACTCTGTGAAGGGTCtgtgaaactgttttttgcGTCTTTCATCGTCAAAAGCGTAACTTCTTGCTGTAAATGCACAAGTTTAGAAACGATGAGTTGTTGTGTTGAAACATTAATGCGTTATTTGTTATTAATGCTATGTTTAGGCATAATGGTATGACCATAACTCTTTTGACAATAGGACTTATGTTGAGATGGGACTATGTGTGTATAGATGTCTACATACTCTATGATACTAAGCAGGTCTAGCGTCAAACTAGAAAACCTAACGGTTTATTTAGATGCTTGGCATTTCCCTGTATGTAACTTATATTTTAGTATCTTTGTAACTGTCTAActtctcttctctctttttAAATATAGAAAACATTGTAATGTTATATAAGAAAATGTGAATAAACTATTGTTGTTGTAGTTGACTAAATTGACAATAGTTGAAGTTGTTGTGTTTTATGGGTCGATATTTGATCGCATACTGTCAAGGTGAACTTCTAACCCTGGCCGTTACCCAACATACTGTGTCGTTGATATATAAAAGtcgtgtatttgaactgcggacaatttattatatatatagagagagagagagtgtaggagagaaaccctgacaatgcagaCCCccaataatcatatttcaacaGTAAATGTTGGAAAGAAAgcttgccctgagcgggatttgaacccacgtccccccataaccagtcgggtgtgatcaccacaaCACCACCAGGataaccatgctggcaacacagccatcgaagaggtgattcacgtggtcagggcgtgggcctcccgggacaGTTTTCGTTCAAGGTGAAAAAGTTAAGGCTCCCCTACTTTGTCACCAAGTTTCccggcgtgggcctcccgggaaagttttctttcaaggtgacaacgTTAAGGCTCCCCTACTTTGTCATTTATATAtggatgttttgttttgcttgtgcCTCAGAGAAACTAAAGAGAAACCGTTTTTTTTCAAGCAGATGGTCAATGCAAATTCAAGCGTTTGTTAATTGAAGGCCGGCTTTTAACGAACACTCGAAGAGTGACATGAgaaacaatagcaaaaaaaaaaaggaaaaggaaaggaactctGTGTCAAATCTAGTACCTAGCGTTAAGGATcgctgtaaattgaaattaacacaaatcaaatctaCTGATTTGTCAAATGTAGGTTAGAAGATATTTTGTTTCTTAGCTTCACCCTGACAAGTTAATGAGCAAAGCAGTATTCCCAGCAAAGGAAAGCGCTCGTAATTTTCGACCAATGACAGCCACCTGAGTAACACTTGGCCTCTTATGTTATTGATCTATGATTCTGAATGCACTGCAAGTAAATGTCCCGAAAACAATAGACATTCTGCGCGATGGCTCACTGTCAAACCCTGGTCTTTGAGGGGTATGGCGTTGAGCCAGGAACTTGCACCTTTGTCTCTGGCTTGCCGTGCGAGACGCAACAGTTCAGGGTTGAAGGATGCATCGATGCTCTCGATTTTGGACTTTGTATTATCTGTCTTGAGTGTCCGCAGGTCTCTCTTTAGTTTCCCTACCAACTACTCATTTATATTCATGATTTCACTTTGAAATTTAATAGATTCAACATGATGTTCGGTGAAAAATTTTGACGCTGAGTACTGTTGTGTGGCTTCGGTTGTCAAATCAGGTATTCCCAGGCCCCCTTGCGCTGGTGTTAAAGttaatttgatttgaatttaaggacggtgcctactaattaaagatggttttcccccggtgtgtgattatgcaggaaatgtagatcttaacaagtcctattgaaatccaaaaagaaaattgggggtaaccacgcatttttcaaagataattcatgaataatatctgtaaaaagctttaaaatacaaagcaatgtatggcgttctttctcaaattgaagcttaattatctctcaaaaatgcatggttacccccaattttctttttggataccaagagtacttactaagacctactttctccggatagttttaaaccgcgcaaaaatatccctgtattagtaagcattggcgataggaaatccgagtatctggagatgcgcagaacgtatgcgcaataacaatagtaggcaccgtccttaattgcAGCAAAAGTCGCACCATTCATGcgcctatttcaaaataaaatggtTTTGATGAATTAAATTCGATTTAGATTCGACTTTTGCCCTAGGCCTAACGCACACTTTTGATTCTCTTTGAGGGAACAAATGAACAGGAAGTATCTATGTAATTCACTAAATAAATTGAGAAATTGTGGATAGGCGACGGCTAGTTCGAAAAATGCTCCGGTCTGAATGACTTTGGGCCGAGGAAGTTTCCAAAGGAAGGGAAATGGAAAGTCCAAAGCTTCGCCGAGAACTTTAACCACATCAGTGGACAAAACCATCGTAAACAAACTTCAAAGAGTGTTGCAATGCTCTAATTTACTGACATTAGCCAAGGTGGATAGCTCGAAAAGGTGAAAGAATCAGCCATTTTTAACGATAAGGACTCGAAAAGAAACTTACCTTTTGTGGTGACTAAGCAATTGCAAAGGCTTTAGTAAACAAGAACTGAATATTTCACTGACTTTGCACATCATCCGTTATGCAAagtattttaatgaaaaaattcTTTTATGACGTTATAAGATCGACATTTACATATTTTCGCAAAACTCTTCCCACAGAACTTCTACCTAATTTTCTAATACGCTAACATGCATTTAAAACAGCTCCTTGATAGCAGTGATGACC includes:
- the LOC136922444 gene encoding uncharacterized protein, which codes for MKDAKNSFTDPSQSVSERKVKTRTVLAFVAIGFLVDFFFAANLSSSQDILQGTEIPTSFVFLSSNGPASLSAALYPFLFEKISVPLASCVIFVVSVSGMLITSIIQEPSLKLIGVCLVSFGYGSLGSIFFPLSVFYGKATVDSYTIGGGIAAFVAPLIYLALTTLVCLSPEVTHLLLALLWILFPIAYKAMDGLSDKIRQKSHPTSHTEVPYSPLEVDKDEVQSKLLRADMTTLVWKSQVPLMALFTSNFSAQLLVGGVVTTLAFDETPEAPRNQYIFYMLALGFGDFLGRSYLGILSMCGVESKFRIKKTWILALGNLFLLVCMVFVSWFRLFSRFYPAFAVVLVSAFVFGSVFVNSFHNAGEGLTVSEKRFCRALMSGASWSANTAVALIGWDTEVKLRRRCLAFNPEVVCYTRSLTKWNPSEHCVSYQ